In one Lolium rigidum isolate FL_2022 chromosome 3, APGP_CSIRO_Lrig_0.1, whole genome shotgun sequence genomic region, the following are encoded:
- the LOC124694386 gene encoding peroxidase 2-like encodes MVKASLCVLLVTLVLAVIAAQAQAVSPAKTTQAVMDAVVKQEVENAINCNPSVGAALVRLVFHDCWVRGCDASVLLDKTPSSSSVEKKAANNIGLAGFDVIDSIKARLHDVSCADIVVFAGRESARILSKGSIDYTLAPGRLDGVVSSAAEADATLPEASFSFQELKDNFNRTGFSVEDLVILSGAHSIGVAHRTSFQDRLDVATQTPIDPEYQTALRYRVNVDGLKTPNPAEKNNIRDMSPFFQGVSGYNSSGVNLYTPEAGALDNSYYTANLQKMVLFKSDWELNQDPTHFAGDKLIEYRDNAADWDLDFSDAMARLSSLTSPGPRSEVRKHCRRTNSY; translated from the exons ATGGTGAAGGCGTCTCTTTGCGTACTGCTGGTGACCTTGGTCCTCGCAGTCATCGCCGCGCAGGCTCAAGCAGTGTCGCCGGCTAAGACGACACAGGCTGTCATGGACGCAGTTGTGAAGCAAGAGGTGGAGAACGCCATCAACTGCAACCCCAGCGTCGGCGCCGCCCTCGTCCGGCTGGTCTTCCACGACTGCTGGGTCCGC GGTTGCGATGCATCCGTGCTCCTCGACAAAACACCGTCGAGCAGTAGCGTCGAAAAGAAGGCGGCCAACAACATCGGCCTCGCCGGCTTCGACGTGATCGACAGCATCAAGGCCAGGCTCCACGACGTCTCCTGCGCAGATATCGTCGTCTTCGCGGGGCGCGAGTCAGCCCGCATCCTGAGCAAGGGGAGCATCGACTACACCCTCGCGCCGGGCCGCCTGGACGGCGTGGTCTCGTCCGCGGCGGAAGCCGACGCCACCCTTCCAGAGGCCAGCTTCAGCTTCCAGGAGCTCAAGGACAACTTCAACCGCACCGGCTTTAGCGTGGAGGACCTGGTCATTCTGTCCGGTGCGCACTCCATCGGCGTTGCCCACCGCACGTCCTTCCAGGACCGCCTCGACGTGGCCACGCAAACCCCGATCGACCCCGAGTACCAGACGGCCCTCAGGTACCGCGTCAACGTTGATGGGCTAAAgacgccgaacccggcggagaagAACAACATCCGCGACATGAGCCCCTTTTTTCAGGGAGTCTCCGGCTACAACTCCTCGGGGGTGAACCTGTACACTCCGGAGGCGGGTGCCCTGGACAACAGCTACTATACCGCCAACCTCCAGAAAATGGTGCTCTTCAAGTCCGACTGGGAGCTGAACCAAGACCCCACACACTTTGCGGGAGACAAGCTTATCGAGTATAGGGACAACGCCGCGGATTGGGACCTCGACTTCAGCGACGCCATGGCCAGGCTCAGCAGCCTCACTTCCCCTGGCCCCAGATCGGAAGTCAGGAAGCACTGCAGGCGCACCAACTCTTACTAG